The following is a genomic window from Anopheles aquasalis chromosome 3, idAnoAquaMG_Q_19, whole genome shotgun sequence.
TTgagttgaaaaaataaagtgaatTCTGAAGAATAACCTAATGGAGAACGAGAACGCCATAAACTCAATAGAAGACCAGTATCTGCGCCGGTATTCGACAGACAAGGTTTGTTTTCAAGCGTAGATGTGGCATAGAAGTTAATTAGAACCTTAAAGCATGTCCTTTTCGAACTAATTATTCGATTACTAATAATAGTTTTATCTTGTGCAACCAATACAGGGTgagacttctccgtttgcgacactttgaagggcaaggttagacctacaAAATAACGTAGTTTTGACCAGTTTAAGCAAACGTGTCTCctagaatgagccaaaaagccacaaagcactctgcgggcagTGAGCGATGCTTTCTTCTACGTTCTCAAGAAAagataattcatccaaaatgTAAcatatcgaaaaaaaaaactaaactgattctaaaaatttatgaaattcccgacattttttggttttactcaataaattccaatcgaaaatgaaaaagatatggcattttaactgtgttgcagttttttttgcctcaccctctATAGACAAACCGTACCGCTTTGAGGAAGAACTGCATTTGGAGATTTCTTTGAGAGTTTATGCAACGGCCACCGTAAAAGGAGAAAGCAGAAAACACTCTGGTCTCAAGACTGGTCCAACGAAGCATAGAAGCAAACATCACAAAGCAATTAGCGGAACGCTGACCCCAATACACCACtggaccggtggaccggtggacgAGATTTAGAACACGCGCCAGAAGTGACAGAAAGAAAGGCAGGAGGGCGGTGTGCCCCCACCGAAGCTCGACACGCACGCAACAAGCACTACAGAGGAGACATGCCAGCCCACCTTCTTTTTGGGGCTGAATCGACAAAACACTGCGGAAATGTGAATGGGTGTGTATGTAAAAaacgtgtttgtgtggtggtgggtatGTATGTGACCTAAAGGTCCGTGGTTGGTGGACGGGAAGGTGCTAGATACtttactttttcctttttctgcttTCCGGCCATGATTGCGCGGCACTAGCGATGGCACTCGATGGTGACAACGATGGCTTGTCCGGCAAGCTCTCCCTCACTCAGTCACCAGCCTTGGAGGAAAACCACGGAGCAACTACTTGGTGCGGTGCCAACGCTGGCGGATTGGACCGATGGATGCTTGTGACATCCGCAACAGTGCACGTCGATGGGGCAATGGCTGGATCCCCCACCCCGTCGCAGGGCCTGGAAGGTCGGCGTAAGGTGACGCTGGCTCGCGTGTTGAGTCACGTGACTTCTTATCGCGCTTCACACGGGACCTTCGGAAGGGCCAGAGTTGCGGATTGGCCTTTTGTTGGTCAAAAACTATGTCACTTGCCCCCTCAAAACGATGGCCTTCACACAATGATTGGTGTGTTGGTTCGCGAAAACAGGaaatacacagacacagcagACACACAGGGCACACAATCACGGGGATTGCAATCTGCACTGCACCCCACTGGGGACCCCCGTCCGACGACCCACTCCGCCGGAGTGGAAACCACGGAACCGGAGAACCGACCGACTAAGCCACCCGTGGTGGTCCGCACTGTGCGGTGGAACAAACGCTAGTGGATAAAAGAGCTTTTACTAGAATTTTCCTCTGCCGTTTCCATCCTTGCAATGGACCATTGCTCTCTCCCACGATGGGACTCGCGCTCTCTGGCACAAATTTTCCCGCAATCTGTTGCtatctttttccttccacttgGCTCCTGGCTTACCCAGGAGCAAGGATTCGTCGAAGCAACCCATGGTTTAGTCGGTGGGGGGAAAAGGACGGTCCCAGAAATAGGTCCTTGATGCGTTGGAGAGAGCGTGCGCAGAGATTCGAGAGGGAACCATACACAAAGCGGAGAAATACTAGTATCTAGAGATAGAGGGAAAGATACTCAAAGGATAGGTTAAGAACAAAGAGAGACACTATAGCCACTAGGAACGTGGTTTTCCAtgaaaagagagggagagagagagagcaacgagaagagagaaagaagtagAGCGTACGGAGTCCTATTGAGAAACGGCTACTAGAGAGCAACGGGATTTTAGTGCGTGTTTACCAGAAAAGGTTTAAAGCGAGCTGTCAAAATGTATTAACTTTtcgatccatttttttctgccGACACCTATCACCAACAGTTGCGTTAATTGAAGGTAAAAACATGGATTAAAAGATAATTAGACCGCGTTTGTGTCGAGCCGATTCAAGCTCTAATAAACACCTTGGACTGGAAACTATGCTGGTATGCTGAACACCTGTAGCATCCTTGCGGTTATTGGAGAAAGCAAACGCAAGATGTACGCCCCCCGTCGATGCAACGTGTCTTAATTTCCGGGCGAAGCCCTTAAACAAccaaacagacaaaaaaaaacaacacttgGAATCCCCACATCACCCCCCTTTCTCATCGTACGGGAAGCTCACCGGGATGGCACCATCATTAGCGCGACGATGATCGTCTGCGCACTGGGACAACGATTCGTAGTCACCGTACAGTCGCTGCCCGTTCAAAGCAGAACGGCCAGGTAAAACTCCACCGACTAGCCGGCCTAGCGAACTACCGAGCGCCGTCACGAGCCGTTcgggcatgatgatgatgatgatcgccggccagccagccagccagccagatgatCGTCGAGACGCTCTATGCCGGCCACGCAAGAACACACCGCCAAGTTACACACCAGATACACCAGACACACTTCCCCTTCCTCtgtttcctcctcttcgttaGATCCTCTTCACTGGCCGAACGCAAAACGCACGGAGGGCATCGCGATCACGTAGACGAATGGCGATCGAGGGCAAGGGCTGGACGACTGGCGCTTAGTTCGATCCCGCGACGGATTGCTCCACGTAACGGCGCCAATTAagaactggcagcagcagcagcaggggcatCATCTCTGCCGCGGTTGCTAAAACGATTCCTCCCTAGTGCGATCTCCTTCACGCTTGTACGCAAATATGATTCGGCTCCccatttcgctctctctctttctctcatgcATCATCTCTTCAGTTTTGACGCTCGGTCCCGGTTCTGCTCGCTCTCGATCCTCCCCCTAAACTCGTCATCTTCAAGAGCAGATCAAAAGAAGGATCTTGCTGCCAGAGAATCCGACGAACAGCTTCTCGCCTTTCACTGAGATAGCAACACACGTGAGGCAGCAACAGTGCGGaatttgtttgcaattttTTTCAGCCTCCTatgccaaaaaaggggggcagTAAATCGTAGTTTTATTGAAAGAAACAACCTGTACAGCAGCTTATCAACCGAACAGTTTTTACGCGGTGGTCCACGTTTGCaaatttttcttcttcgtggccaccgaaatgATTGGAGGGTTGAGTAATTTGCAGATGACGACCGACGTGGTCGATTGCCGGCCAAAACAGAGGTGAAAGACCGGTAAATGATTTGCACAATTCGCTATATGATTTTCCAGCATGTGATTCTCATTCTTTCGATATGGTGATACATACACAGCGGGATAAAATCGATGATCTGGAAGATGATGGGGTGGCCGCATCCACCGGGAACAGCCCGCGGGGGGGAGCGTCGTGGCAGACGCACAGATTTTTCggaccttctcctcctcctcctccggacGGCACTAAAACACGAACGTGGTTCACAACACTCTTCACTTCACACCGGCAACCCGATCTGCGACCGCGAGTTCCACAATAACGGCACTCCCTGGAACGGTCCAGGATAATCCAGCTCGTCCTTGCGTTGCTCCGTCGTCCACCCGGACCCGGGAAAATTCCGTTTTTTGGTCCCGCTGCTGCAAAAAAAGGttggacaacaacaaaaggctCCACCGGACTGGATacgggtgtgtgcgttgtgcggTTCCTGCACCTTTTGGTTTGTAAAGCGAGGAATCATAGGGAACCCGTCACACTCGCGCGACGGACGCGCTCGACTGCTCGAACCCACAGCTCGGCCTTGACCGCTTGGCGCAATAAAAACGGCGACCCGCAGGATTTGAATATGTTTGTAGCCTTTattcggttccggtggcctACTCTCGCCCCTTGCCCCTCGCCACAGCTTCCATTcgaatgataaatgataaCATCACaatattcaaatcaattcaaaTCACATCGTGGTAGCTcgtcaatgttttttttcggtgtttgatccttttgctttcctccATTGTTGTGTCCTGAAAGGAATTCAAACGATCGCACAACTCATTCCCTTTCCGAGCTCAGATTCCTTGCGTTCACACCTGCATCCCCCCCTTTGGCCATCTTGCTCTGTCCCTCCGAACCCCGCCGGATGGCGGCTGACTATAAGCGATTGCAGCGCAGAGAGTGACGAATGTGTGTAGTAAGCGCAGGAGAATGTTGAGTTGCAGAGACATATTTACGAGGATTTAAGATGATGCATAGCAGCTACCGCTAGCCTACAAGTATATATATGTAATATTCACACAGTATGCTTTCCTCTACGCGAGGATCGTGGAATCCAACACTCCCGCCAAAGCCCAAACGTGTACCGTGGATTATTCGGggtttcgttttgattttacAAGCTGTTTTACTTCGGCATTCGGATTTGACCAGTGTGCTATACTCTTTTGCTGCCACGGTGCTCCACGGAGTTTCGGAGTTTTTACAGAGCCGGACcgagggcatcatcatcaccctcgtcatcatcgtcgtcgtcgtcatcgtcgtcaccatcgtcaccgttgtTTCCCCCGTCGCCTGCTCTGTGGCGATAGGTTTCACTGATCGACGCTCCTGCTCGCGCCCCGGAGCCTTCACCGTGCGTTCCCGGTGAGAACGTGCCATTAAAACTCTCGATTTCGTTTGCCATTGATCGTAGATTCTCGACTCCACTCAATAGTTGCCTTAAGAAGAGAGGAGCATGACATTAGCACCTAAAAAGGACTATCAACGAATGAAGAAGATATACCTGAGATTGTTTTCGGCAGAGGCGGCCGCCTGTCGCAGGGCCAATGTTTGAGAGCGCAGAAAACGGGACGTTTGATGCGGCGAATTGGGACTGCCCCGTGGTAATGCACTAGCGCCCGCACCAGTGCCCCCAATCGCTCCTTCGCACTCCTTCAGCCGCTCGTTCTCACGCCGCAGTGTCTCTAGTTCAGCCTGAAACAACGATGGAATCATTAGAAACGGCtcattcctcctccttccctcgCTGCCCATCGCACTTACACTCATGCCGGCAAGCTTCTGTTTCAGCCGCTGTACTTCCGCTTCGGCAGTGGCCGCCCTCGACTTTGCCAGCATAAAACTGTTGGCATTCGATTGAGTGGATCCACTGCTACCGCTGGTGGTtagcgaatgatgatggtgggccTGCTGGGGTCCCGCCAGTGATACCATCGTTTCGAGATCCCGCTCCAGCTCCCGGATGCGCCGGCTCTGTTCACCGACCGTACGCCGGCTGCTATCGAGCTCACGGCGCAGCCGTTCATTCACCATCTGCTCCATCTCGAGCCGGTTCTGATAGTGTAGCTctcgttgatgctgctgctgttgatgctgctgttgctgttgctgttgctgcaaccgatgatggttcgctcgctcatccGAAGAACCCGTACCGTGCGGTGTATCGTGCGTAACATCCGCTAACCGACCGGACGAGTGGATAGGGCCATCGGAGAGGAAATCTGGTAGACGGTGGATTTTGTCGGCCGTTcctgccgatgctgccgatgttAGTGGTGGCGATTGACCACCGGGGTAATAGTACGACCCACCGATACCACTTCCCGGGTCTAGAATACCACCATTCGCTCCACCTTCCGTTAGATCCGGTGGCAAATCGGCAGACGGAGTAGGCGTGATGCGTCGTTGTGTCCGATCGATACCAGCGTTTCCAGTGGCTGGATCGAGATCCAGTGGTAGTGTTCCGGTTACTCGTGAACgacccacaccaccagcaccaccaccgatatTGCCAGTCAAATCGAACGGCATATCATTGAGTAGCGCCGGTGGCACATCACCTCTTCCTACCGGTTCTCCCAGGCCATGCTCGAACTCTGCCAGTACCGGACCAGCGCCACTGGGCGCCCGTGATCCACCACCCTTTGGTAGCGTGTTATACCATTGTTCCATAACGAGATGATCCTGGACAAAGTCGGGCAGTGCAGCGGAGAACTCCGCCGATGCACCCACCAATCTACCAGCAGGTCCTCCGACACGATCATCGTCCTCCACAGCACCGATACCATCCGCCACCAGCCCATCCCTATCCGGACTGTCGGGATCGATGTCATAGTGGGAGTAAGATCGTTGCACATAACCACCAACGCCCGTCACCGAGTCATCACCGATCCGATCACCATCACGCAGTCGCCCGGAGCAGAAGGAACTGTTACTACGGCTCGTATAGATTCCGCTGCCACTGGTACtgccgccaccaacaccaccaccaccaccacctccgggcCGTGGAAAGCGGAGCTCATCGGCCGCAAAGTCCGACAGACTCGACTGAGAATCGAAGGATGGAAAGCGGGGCGATCGCTTCATCTTAGACTCGCTGCTAAGCGTATTGACTGACTGGAACTGGGGAATTTTCGGTCGGGCaccggtcgtcgtcgaacTGACCACATGCAGCGAGCTCGTCGTAGCCGACTTCGATGGTGACCCCGTACCACCGGTGGCGCTACTGCCGATGGTAGCGTTATTACTGGATGCTGGAATCGCGAAGCCGGTCGTATCACTGCCAGCGCCACTCACTTGAAGCGCATCCACTGACATTCGCTCGACATCGTTCGCTATCGTGCCGTGGCCATTGATGTTGGAAGTGCTACGGCTGTGATTGATGATGCCATTGGTGCTAATATTTGCAATTCCACCGCTACTCCCAACAGTCGCACCACCATTGCTAGTGTGATGATTGTGAGAACTAGTTCCGGaaccgccaccagcgccaccgctcGACACTGGTCCGTCCCATTTGAGAAAGTGCTTGAAGGAGAAGGGATTCTCCTCGCGACGTGGCACCTCTGCAGGCGCAGGTGCAGCACTCGGTTGCTCACTGGTGTTCTCATTGGCTTCTACTGACGAGCTTGTACCGGCGGCTGGACCCTTGCCGGTTGACGAGCAGGCCGAAGATgatcctgatgctgctgctgctgctgacgagcTTCCGGCAGTGAGTTCATCCGTGTTAATATCATTGTTATCATTTGCCATCCCGGCTCGCGCGACGGTTGGAGCGTAAGCTCCCCGGGGGTGCGCACAAGGAGCACACGAAGCACTTTCGCCCCGGGCCCGGTTCCTCAATGAGCCAACAGCGGTTGCACTTTCCCCCTGACGCTGAGAGCTACGGCGAAAGAGCGAACAGAAAACGGTGCATTACTCATGGACTACTTAGAGATTGGGGCTTTGTCTACCTGTGGGTGTTGTGCGAAAGGTTGGCGAGTTTTTTCGTGTGTTGCCAAAGTTAACGATCTACGGTGTGACCACTCGTTCTCCGTTCTCCAACTCCGGGATGCTGTGTGAACCTGAGAGTGTTTAAGAGAGAAGTACACTGTTACCAGGTCCAGGATCGGGAATATCACGCGCGGCACTTCAGGACTTTTGTAGCAAAACGCAAGTGTCCTCCACCGAAATCCTAGTCACACAACATCGAAGAGCCCAACGACAAAAATGACGACGTAGTGTGGCCTCGCTGTTTCCAAAAGTAGAATCCTTTTTGTGATAAACTTAGCTTACAGTGGGGCTGGCGGTGGAGCCGAGGAAGGCGGTGGTTGCTGGGGCTACTAGGgaccttttccttttgaaaCTTTCCACAACCGCGAAGAACCGTGGCCACTACCAGcgatttctttcttcgttcctcgtcgtcgtctcacCCCCGTTCCCCACCCTCTTGGTCTTCTCTTCGAAGTGTTTTGACAGCGGGGGTGCATTGAAGGGATTCTGTGTCGCGATAAATCGATTCCTTTATCAACATCGAACGTTAATGGTTGATTCCTTTCGAAAGGAAATTACATCGAGAGCGCTTATTCCGAATCCTGGATGCTCAAGGACctcatttctttttaataacaCTGCACTTGCTGTTGTTCTTTGTATCCGCGGGTCACCCTGTACGCACACACGGAAACCCTCGGTTGACAGAGgcgccccctcccccgttcCCCTGTAATCTCGTTGGAAAACACTCGACGGAATCTGTGGTCCACTCTTTTTCAATTACCTTTCTTTCGAGATTATCGCAATCCAGACGAAAGTAGTTGCTGCTAgtgcaaaagaagaagcaaagggTGCAAGCAGCTTAGCAGATTCCATTCGCGATTGAACTTGATCCTTTCTGTGTGTTCTACTCCCCGCAACTCGGTCACGGCCTACTGCTGGATTGTGCAAGCCGTTGCGATTGCAAAAGAGgacagaggcagcagcagggaggaATCGCGGGACTCGTTCGTCATCCGCCAAACGACGGGCGATGTGATTGTCCTCATCCCGCAGGACAGGCCTACTCGTGAATCGCAGAGCACGCACCGCCGGTGGGTGGACGGATCGGGGCCATTACGTGGCGACGCTGGGCAACCGAGCAGCAAAGGTAcagcgtttgtttgttaacGCATCGTTTGGTCTTTGGAATGCGGAAGCATGAATGGGAGCGCCACcacctgcgtgcgtgcgtgcgtgcgtatgtgtgtttgggatGCTATCTAGGCCACACAGTTGTCCATGTAAAACGAATAATTATATCTCGATCCTCATTTCTGCCCCCGGCACACCTCATTCTTGTTCTAGGCAGAGACCGCTGTGAAAGGGTTCCGGTCGTTCTCGTACTCTCGTAGACTAGCCGTGGCAAGATGTCGGTCACGTTCGAGCAGATCATACTGGACGCGAAGCGGATCGCGAACCGGTTGAAGGATCGTGAGGCACTCGGCGATGCGCTACTGCTGGAGTCGGAATCGGTGAACAAGCAGATTGAATCGATGCGCCAGTTCCAGGACGATATCGACATCCTTAATCGGTTGGCACGCGAGCGCTCCAACAACCAGCTGATCACGATCATACACCAGGAGAACCCGCAGATACGCGAGATCCAGCAGGAGAATCGGCTGCTGAAGGCGGCCCTCGAGGATCATCAGCATGCGCTCGAGCACATCATGTCCAAGTACCGGGAGCACACGCAGGCCAAGATCCTCAACACGAAGGTCAACTTTGTCGAGGCGTACAGCCGGCACCACCAGGCGGCCGATATCGAGCGGCGGGACCAGCTGATACGTCAGCAGACAGCGAAAATTCAGGAGATGGCCGCGGTCATGCAGCGAGCCTCCCAGCTTGACGAGGAGAAGCTGAACCACGAGCAGGAGGTGCTCAGCCGGCTCGTGACGGAGAATAAGGGTTTGCGGGAGCTGCTGGAAATATCGCGCAAGTACGGCTCCGGTGGGCAGAAGATGCTAGTGGATGAAAAGTCCACACAAACGGAAGCTTGCCTACTGGAAGAGTTAATAGAGGCAGCGATAAAGGAACGAGCTAcagcgaccaccagcagcagcagcagcagcagcagcaaagccaCAGAGAAACCAACCACGGACATGACACCGGCGGATGCGAAAGTTCCCGCTACCGAGCAACATTCATCCGCATCGGTGGTCAGCGAGGGAGCGCCGACCACGGTCACTACCAgtaccagctccagcaccaacacaGGCACCATAAAGGCAATGCCATCGGTCGTCAATAGCACGGCGGAACCAACGACTGCCAGCACCATCGCTGCGGCCGCCACTGTTGCTACTACGGCGATCACAGTAGCCGGGACggttccggccaccaccaccacttccagcTCGTGACGCGATTCGGGCGAATGTCAGACATCGGTTCTGTTCTGCTGCCAATCGGCCATCCTGTAAGTGGGAGTACGTGATCGCATCAAGCATCGCTCGCCAAAGTAGCCGCCACCCtgtcactctctgtctctgcgtCTCTTCAGCATCATGagcaccgtcgtcatcatcatcatcattgtctcACTCCTCACTGCTCACTCCTTACACTCTAGTTTCACAGTAATGCGCGCCAGATAACATCGATCGACTGTCAGACTTCGGACAAGCGCCACACGCAATTAGCATACACGATTTGTGTTTTGCATGTTTGACCCCCTCGGACCCTCGGATCCTCGCACCATCTAAATGGCCACGGCCTAACAACGAACGAGACGGGCAAGACGGATATCGCAGGATCTTAGCATCGTTCCCTGTTTCTTTCACCCACAGGGGACAACTGTCACGAGCGCAATCTGTCGAATAAATTTGTTATTTTCTCAGTTTTGTTTAAGAATCGATCTGAAGGCtgtcttttccttcgcttccggATTCGGTTTTTCGATAGcatttgttgccatttttgtCTCTTTATTCTGCTTCGCTAGGAATTAGTGGTTATCTCAATCTTCggctttctctctcccttcgttCCCGTTCCCTTTTGCGCGCTCGTGTAAAAGCAGACTCCGGGATATCTCCGTTGAAAGCGGATCCAGTGTGTATCCGTTGGCCGTTTGCTTCATTAACGGTCGGCGGACAAGTGTACAGAGGtaggatgggggggggggtgggtttgCGTTTAACGTGTTTATCGCAAACGCAAGAGGAAAAGGTACatgtttaaataaataatggaagaataaaagagaagaaaaaacccgGAAATGAATTCTAAAACATTGAATGAGGAAGAGCCGGCCAGTGCAGCACACGATAACGCCCAGGTCGGTTGCCAGGGCTatgaaacggaaaggaaaatctTAATGTACAATCTTTAAAAGCAAATTGGGACAACGGAGCAGCGGTCGTCTATCGGTTCTGCCGTCTCACGCACCTCATGCGTCGTTGTCGAAGCGTTCATTACTCATACTCTAGAATCTTTTTATGATAAAACAACAGATAGCTGAAAAGGTAGAACGGAAACGTGCCGGTTAATGTTTCGTGGTCGACTGATGGTGGTCAATGTGTTGATCACCCTACCCTTCACTGTCGAGGACCTGCTTCAGGGTTGCCGTGGTAATGATATGATCGTCACACTTGACCCAGATGTCTTTCTGATGGCGCACGTACGCCGTGTAGTGGCCAGCGTCGAGCGTACCGACGTGATTGATCACCGCGTACAGCGAGTACCGGAAATCGGCCGTATCACTACTGGTGGTTACGGTTTGATGGTGTGAGCTACGCGTCGATTCGCTCGTATCCTCCATCGTGTCACCACCGGATGCCCCCGGACGACGTGACTCGgtgccaccactaccgccatTGGAGGCTACGGAGTGCTTGtgcggctgctgatgatgatgatgatgatggtgaggatccattttcttcttttgcgaCATGAACGGCGTCATGTCCAGCTCGGACGGGAATGAGATGAAGGTGGATATTTTCTTATCGATCtaaacgaaaaaataaaaacatgaaaatcacGATGTATCGTCGATCAGCTGTGCGCTGTTGTCGTCGCCAGGATACTAACCTGACTAGAGTGTTCGAAGCGTTTTAAATGAAAGCTAGCCACGATCGGTAAGGTGCGCATCGAGAGCTGCTTGGTCGATTCCTGGTAGCTCATGCAGCTGCTACACTTGATCTTGGCGCTCGAACCGAGATGTTCGGCCCGGGTGAACCGCTCAAGGCAGTCGATAAGCGATTTCGGCGGTCCACCGTACCCACCGGTACCGGATTCGCCCAGGTCGAGCGAAATATCCCAGAACGGATCGATTGTCGTCGAAACGCCGTTACACGCCTGACACACGACATCACTCTGGAGGCCACCGGTAAAGATTTGATCGATGATACAGCTACACTGGGCCGGGTTAGGATCGGCCTGAGATACCCGGTGCGCTCCGTCACGCGTTCTCGTGGCGGTACACGTTGCCGCAgtggcaccaacagcagttgctgttgctgctgccggtgttccAGTTCCCGTGGCCACTGAAGTGGCTGGTGGCAGTGTGGCAGCGGACAAAAGCAGTGATTGTGGATGATGCGTGACCGAAGACGCAGGTTGCTGGGATTGTGCTGCTTGAaccgtgctgctactgccgccgTTGCCACCCAACCGTTGCTGAGTCGAATGCTGCGTCTTTGATTTATCATtcgccgcaacagcagcagcagcggcggcggcggcggcagcagcattcgctgCCAGTTCGCTCATCGAGATCTTGCAGTGCCGGTGCAGCACATCGAGCGTAGCGATGAAGAACTCGTGCGCATCCTGCTGCTCATAGCCGGCCAGATGGCGCGCGTGGTTCCAGATGAGATGCAGCAGCCGGTGCAGCGACAGTGGACCCCGTTCGCCGGAGTAAAACTCCTGGAAGAGCCGGGACACCTCGCAGACGAGACACTTGGccgcgttggtggtggtgcactcgTGCAGCTCGGAGAGAAAGTAATCCCGCAGCAGGGGCGTATGGATGAGGGCCTGCACGATGCAGTTCATGAAGCAGGTCGAACCGAGGTTCAGTAAGCCGCGCAATCCGATACTCGTGCAGGCGGTTACGTGGCGCCGTTTGGgattcttcagcagcagctcaatctCGAGCTGCGACGGGCTCCAGGGGCGCCACGACAGACTCTTGTTCAGACTGTGGGCCTCCCGGCGCAGGTGGCGCTCAGCGATCGTCTGGCACTCGCGGTGATAGATCAGATCCTTGCACTGATAGCAGTACAGCATCCCGTAGCACAGCTCCAGCGCGATGTAGTGCTTCGTCTGCTTGTAGTGCTCATCGATGTGCGCTCCCTTGCAACCGAAGTAGATACAGTGCAGACAGGAGTAGAGCTGGGGCCCGGAGCTC
Proteins encoded in this region:
- the LOC126577695 gene encoding FGFR1 oncogene partner 2 homolog codes for the protein MSVTFEQIILDAKRIANRLKDREALGDALLLESESVNKQIESMRQFQDDIDILNRLARERSNNQLITIIHQENPQIREIQQENRLLKAALEDHQHALEHIMSKYREHTQAKILNTKVNFVEAYSRHHQAADIERRDQLIRQQTAKIQEMAAVMQRASQLDEEKLNHEQEVLSRLVTENKGLRELLEISRKYGSGGQKMLVDEKSTQTEACLLEELIEAAIKERATATTSSSSSSSSKATEKPTTDMTPADAKVPATEQHSSASVVSEGAPTTVTTSTSSSTNTGTIKAMPSVVNSTAEPTTASTIAAAATVATTAITVAGTVPATTTTSSS
- the LOC126577683 gene encoding ubiquitin carboxyl-terminal hydrolase nonstop isoform X1, with protein sequence MGESGCVHFEAYVKEYGLESFSVVHACFSACISREARRRKALSCLCHKCGSSGPQLYSCLHCIYFGCKGAHIDEHYKQTKHYIALELCYGMLYCYQCKDLIYHRECQTIAERHLRREAHSLNKSLSWRPWSPSQLEIELLLKNPKRRHVTACTSIGLRGLLNLGSTCFMNCIVQALIHTPLLRDYFLSELHECTTTNAAKCLVCEVSRLFQEFYSGERGPLSLHRLLHLIWNHARHLAGYEQQDAHEFFIATLDVLHRHCKISMSELAANAAAAAAAAAAAVAANDKSKTQHSTQQRLGGNGGSSSTVQAAQSQQPASSVTHHPQSLLLSAATLPPATSVATGTGTPAAATATAVGATAATCTATRTRDGAHRVSQADPNPAQCSCIIDQIFTGGLQSDVVCQACNGVSTTIDPFWDISLDLGESGTGGYGGPPKSLIDCLERFTRAEHLGSSAKIKCSSCMSYQESTKQLSMRTLPIVASFHLKRFEHSSQIDKKISTFISFPSELDMTPFMSQKKKMDPHHHHHHHQQPHKHSVASNGGSGGTESRRPGASGGDTMEDTSESTRSSHHQTVTTSSDTADFRYSLYAVINHVGTLDAGHYTAYVRHQKDIWVKCDDHIITTATLKQVLDSEGYLLFYHKKILEYE
- the LOC126577683 gene encoding ubiquitin carboxyl-terminal hydrolase nonstop isoform X2, with translation MGESGCVHFEAYVKEYGLESFSVVHACFSACISREARRRKALSCLCHKCGSSGPQLYSCLHCIYFGCKGAHIDEHYKQTKHYIALELCYGMLYCYQCKDLIYHRECQTIAERHLRREAHSLNKSLSWRPWSPSQLEIELLLKNPKRRHVTACTSIGLRGLLNLGSTCFMNCIVQALIHTPLLRDYFLSELHECTTTNAAKCLVCEVSRLFQEFYSGERGPLSLHRLLHLIWNHARHLAGYEQQDAHEFFIATLDVLHRHCKISMSEHTATSHFSGHGNWNTGSSNSNCCWCHCGNCSCIIDQIFTGGLQSDVVCQACNGVSTTIDPFWDISLDLGESGTGGYGGPPKSLIDCLERFTRAEHLGSSAKIKCSSCMSYQESTKQLSMRTLPIVASFHLKRFEHSSQIDKKISTFISFPSELDMTPFMSQKKKMDPHHHHHHHQQPHKHSVASNGGSGGTESRRPGASGGDTMEDTSESTRSSHHQTVTTSSDTADFRYSLYAVINHVGTLDAGHYTAYVRHQKDIWVKCDDHIITTATLKQVLDSEGYLLFYHKKILEYE
- the LOC126577680 gene encoding uncharacterized protein LOC126577680; the protein is MANDNNDINTDELTAGSSSAAAAASGSSSACSSTGKGPAAGTSSSVEANENTSEQPSAAPAPAEVPRREENPFSFKHFLKWDGPVSSGGAGGGSGTSSHNHHTSNGGATVGSSGGIANISTNGIINHSRSTSNINGHGTIANDVERMSVDALQVSGAGSDTTGFAIPASSNNATIGSSATGGTGSPSKSATTSSLHVVSSTTTGARPKIPQFQSVNTLSSESKMKRSPRFPSFDSQSSLSDFAADELRFPRPGGGGGGGVGGGSTSGSGIYTSRSNSSFCSGRLRDGDRIGDDSVTGVGGYVQRSYSHYDIDPDSPDRDGLVADGIGAVEDDDRVGGPAGRLVGASAEFSAALPDFVQDHLVMEQWYNTLPKGGGSRAPSGAGPVLAEFEHGLGEPVGRGDVPPALLNDMPFDLTGNIGGGAGGVGRSRVTGTLPLDLDPATGNAGIDRTQRRITPTPSADLPPDLTEGGANGGILDPGSGIGGSYYYPGGQSPPLTSAASAGTADKIHRLPDFLSDGPIHSSGRLADVTHDTPHGTGSSDERANHHRLQQQQQQQQHQQQQHQRELHYQNRLEMEQMVNERLRRELDSSRRTVGEQSRRIRELERDLETMVSLAGPQQAHHHHSLTTSGSSGSTQSNANSFMLAKSRAATAEAEVQRLKQKLAGMSAELETLRRENERLKECEGAIGGTGAGASALPRGSPNSPHQTSRFLRSQTLALRQAAASAENNLRQLLSGVENLRSMANEIESFNGTFSPGTHGEGSGARAGASISETYRHRAGDGGNNGDDGDDDDDDDDDDEGDDDALGPAL